The Vigna angularis cultivar LongXiaoDou No.4 chromosome 6, ASM1680809v1, whole genome shotgun sequence genome contains the following window.
ttaattcGTGATTAAGTTCAGTTCATTTCTAAAGTAAGGTTAAAgtgaatttctttttataattttaagtcaaagtgatttcaatttaatttcaatttacttAAAAcgttaaataaacaaattcaaattgGATTGAAAATGATTGACATACAACccttcaaataaatttattaattttttttgtcataactaattattatttataattgtgtaggatttaataatatttaaatagtttagagattttaatttatttatttgtcagATAAGTTAACACTTTTAAGTAAAATGTTtgcaaaaacaattaaaatactttaattatatAGGACTCACTTTTAACTCAATATGGATTTCAGAGAATTTTCCTGTTTAcgttttttataattattaacttttCCGTTATCCTTacattcaatttttctttttcaatatatcATGATCATTGACATTTTTTGCAGTTTTGAATATCTCATATATCATAACTATTAACATGTTTACATCCGTTTTAACTGTTATTTcttaatatcttaaatatagaagataaattacaatattacaatatattttaaaaaatttagcgTTTACAAGCTTTTAATACTAACATTTAATATTAACTCAAAATCATGCTTAGCTCCATGTTTAAACGGTTAAATTTGAGTTCACGGgttaaacattatttaataatttatttttcattgatgGTGATATTGTGTAAGAAAAAACATGACTATTTATCTCTGCTTTCAttagaaaaatcattttaatcatacattaaatttttatttctgcCAAATATTATGAGagtgaaataattaattaggaataacatatttttttatctcttataaAATTCTCTATTTAAGACTAAAATCCaatgaaaaaatcattttaaaaattattcatccgtggttcaaatcattcaataaaAGATTGATTCGTCACCCAATGAACCACGCAAGAACAATAAAATAGTATAGATCAAAATAGAAACGGGTGGATTGagtaattaattcaataaagcTGTAGTGGTGGTGTGATAAACATCACAATACATCGGGATACCTGAAACTGAAAGTATACTTTTAAAGAACACTACAAAATAGGAACCCAATGATGAAATCCAAATTTGGTTTTGCTCCAGTTGCTAGAACCTTCTAACAAAACAATCCAGGAAAACCTAAGAGGTATGGATATTATTTCAGACGCAACATTATAGCTGAAACTGTATACGGTTACTAATTGGCATTCGATCAAGAAATTTGGCAAAATCTACAAAACCATATTCTTATAGTTAAGTAACAGCATAATACAACCACATCTCTACTCATCTAACCCAGACATGAAATCTCATCCTCTTACACCAATTATAATCGTGAGAAAGGTAAACTAATATTATACACGGACGCTACTAACTGAGAATCTTTGTTTTGCTATCAAAACTGCCATCATCCCCAGTTTCACTGAATTGCCAAAATCTGTGGAGAATTTTATTGCCAGCATTGTATGACGGAACATTGAGCGAAATACTCAACTGACCATCACCGTAAGGCATTCACGAATGCCGTCAACGAATCAACGTCTCTCTTTTCAGAAGGGTACTTAATTGGTCGAGAAGAGTGTTTGGGGAAGAAAAGTATTGTGGGGAAGCTTCCCAACTCCAGTTcactctttgcatattctttcTGCTCTCCATCCGCTCTGAATTTCGCAACCTTCACTCCCGACCCTGCCAACTTCTCTGCCAAATCATCATATGATTCCTCCATCGCCTGTTTCAGTTCACAATAAACATCGAATTAGATAATGGTAATTTCAAACCGAATGAACCTTAGTGACACGACATTAACAGAATTGAAGTTTAGGGAATAGAGTTTAACCTGACAGAAGCGGCACCATGGTGCATAAAGCACAACAAGCCACGGTTCTTTTCGGTTCTCcaattttgttaaattctcAATTCCAGCCCTGCTCAAGCTGATCACATTCTGGGAATTGAAAATGTCAGCGACTGTGGCAGAGCCATTTGAATGGGTGGCCCCATTTCCATTAAGCTGGGCAGTATCTTCCTGTTTTAGATTACCTTTGTGAAGACCACACTCCTTGGCCTTGGCATCCTCCCACCACCACCTTCCTTCTCTTTCATGCTGCCCAGGTAAAACTGGCCTTGTGCATGGCTCACAGCCAATTGATACATATCCTTGGGAGTGCAATGAATTTACAGGCACATCCATGGTCCTAAGGAAGTTCCATATGTCTAGCCCATTAACATTTGCGACTGGGTTCCACTTAACCAGACTGCCAACTCCACCATCCAATCCCTCAAAAACAGGATCAACCTGGACAACAGGGATTTCAGACCGAGTACCAGGAGACTgatcttttctctgtccagtGATCCACGCCCTGAGACCCTTCAGGGCTCTCCTTAAGGGTCTCACCTTCCTTACTCTGCAGCACTCTTGATGCCCATCCTCATAAAATGAGAAGAGCCCCTTGGTTCTTACTAAGGCCTGAACCTCAACGGCATCAGGGAACATGTACTCAATGTGAATTCCATAATGCTTCTCAACTGCATCAAATAATCTGTAAGTTTCTGGGTTCAGCCTTCCAGTATCCAGGCTGAACACTCTGTAGGGTCGACCCGTCAAATGCGCGTACTCAATTAAAGCAACATCTTCAGCACCGCTGAAAGAATAAAACTACCCATTAAAATCCAAAACCAGGTACATAGCCAAGCAGAACACGTTTGTTACAACATAAAACAAGGAACAAAACTTAATTGCCTACTATATTTCAATAGTCGAAATTGTACTCAAGAATGAATGTACTCAACAGATCTGCCATCTTCACATAGATTCTTCAATTTTCATATCGATTTGGCATTTTCGGTGGGTGACACAcgaaaacatttattaaaacgTTTCCAACAGAATAATTCTTAATCCTCCTCCAAATCATTCTCCTATTAATCTTCTTACTCTATTTGCAAATTTTCCTATGTATTTTCCGATTAATGTccttaacaacatttttttatgttatcatCACATTAAATacatttacttattttattttatacattcttaattaaGATTTGTTGAAATATGCAACTATAACCTGTCTATACAcaagagaaagataaaaaatcatCTGTCTCCTGTTTGTCTTCGTACGTCACTATCTACAAACATATGTGAATGTCTTCATGCAAGTCCACATAAACAAAGCACCGACACataaaattaagaatgtacCTAAATGCAATAGCGATGTCGTTGCCAAATTTCTCGAGAGCCTTGTCCATAATTTCAAGAGGAGAAGCATTTTCAAGGTCTTTCGCTAATTGCTCGAAATCTTCCTGTCCCTTCTCAACCTCTGTACATCACACACcacaacattaaaaaaacacGTTCAGATCGCCCCCAATCAAGGccagaaaaaaaattcaacacagaAAATTTCCTGAAAACAAGGAAATGTGGTGACAACAGAACGCAGAAAACATACCAGGAGCAACAATAGTTGCTGCAAGAGGAACAACGGAATTATTCCGTTGGGGTTGGGCGTTGAGAGGTCTGACCGAGGAGCATCGTTGAGTTAAATTAACAACAACGGACGAAACGTGAGGCCCATCCAGAAACCGAAAGGAACCGGTTTGCGGAGCTGAAAACAGAAACAAGCAAGCATTAATCAAAGAAAACCTAGCTTGTGATAAGAAGTGAGAGGTTCAGATCAAGTTCGTTGTTTGTTAAAACgggagagaagaggaaaagaaaggaaGGGAGATTATCACCTTTCACGTCGGAGGAAGATCCAAGGCGCGAGAAGAAGGAAGTGGACGGTGCTGTTGAGGAGGAAGAAGTTGTAGTAACGGCGAGAGCCATTGCAGAAGGAAATCTGAGCTGAAAAATTGGAGTAGATTCTGTTGGTTTTTTTCccaggaagaagaaggagaatatAAAGAGATGTGTGATTGAACCTGGACGCAATTGAAGCTCTCTTCGTTCTTCTTACGTGGCGCTTAGTTATTGGTTCAACGCAAAACCCGTGGTTCGTGGCTTCTCTGCGGTCGCGCGGTCAAGTTGGACTCACATATCACTTCTAAATATTCATTATCTTCCCAGATTCTTCCCCTTCTTACTTATACTAATTactgttatttattatttgtttcacatctttctttattaattttaaatagtaaaacacCACACAGAAATTAATTGCCTACTTTAAAATTtctaattacaattattattatgtttaataattgttaataatCACTGTCGCGCCTATAATCAATTCGCGTTGCTTATGTTGTGATTGAGTTTCAAGAATTGTTAAACTGTTGATATAATCACTATTTTCCAAGTAGAGTAAGATTAAAGTTACTTGCGTTTAAAACACTGTTGAGGAAATTATACTATTTTCAATTGAACTATATTGGTACTTTGAGAGTATGTGATGGTGCGTCAACGTCATGCTCTTTtattggttttgttttgttagttaacaaatagttaaaaatctcataaataaaatgcaataaaaaaattaaagaccaagtatactaaattaataatatttaacattacTTTACTTTTTCTAAGAAATGTGGGAATAAACGAGTTCCCACACCAAGTTtgaatttagatttaaattaaccGTCCAactaaaattgtattttgaatttctttatttaagtattattaataaaatataattaatagtactttttttttcattgatatATACAATCTCGGTACAGTTTATAAAATAGGAAAGTATTACGGAAACACTTTTTAATTTTCCTATACTTTTGTGGCGCCTgctaaaagaataatattttagttttataattaactaaTCTCAAATTGTTTTGGATTTGTCTTACCAAAAATTgatttcactttcaactctAAATAATTAGTGTTACTACGGCTCTCAACTCTAAATAATTAGTGTTACTACGGCTCACAGACTATTGATCAGTCTTAGGGTTCATAGGCTACCGATCAGTCTTAGGCGACCGATCAATCTCGACAAACTTTTTAGCGGTCTAGTTCTGACAAC
Protein-coding sequences here:
- the LOC108343304 gene encoding 5'-adenylylsulfate reductase 3, chloroplastic — its product is MALAVTTTSSSSTAPSTSFFSRLGSSSDVKAPQTGSFRFLDGPHVSSVVVNLTQRCSSVRPLNAQPQRNNSVVPLAATIVAPEVEKGQEDFEQLAKDLENASPLEIMDKALEKFGNDIAIAFSGAEDVALIEYAHLTGRPYRVFSLDTGRLNPETYRLFDAVEKHYGIHIEYMFPDAVEVQALVRTKGLFSFYEDGHQECCRVRKVRPLRRALKGLRAWITGQRKDQSPGTRSEIPVVQVDPVFEGLDGGVGSLVKWNPVANVNGLDIWNFLRTMDVPVNSLHSQGYVSIGCEPCTRPVLPGQHEREGRWWWEDAKAKECGLHKGNLKQEDTAQLNGNGATHSNGSATVADIFNSQNVISLSRAGIENLTKLENRKEPWLVVLYAPWCRFCQAMEESYDDLAEKLAGSGVKVAKFRADGEQKEYAKSELELGSFPTILFFPKHSSRPIKYPSEKRDVDSLTAFVNALR